The genomic segment GAGGACCGGTCCTGAATCCGAGGGGCGTATTCCGGTCTTCCCGAGATGAATTTCGGCGGGCAATTCGTGGCGACCCTGTGGAGATAGTGCAATTGTCTGCCGCGCGGTGGCGCTTTATCAGCCTTTCGGTGTCGATTCGGACCTGACGGATCAGCCGACGAAGGGTTGCGGCAAATTCCGTCGTGCCGTAGTTACGTGAATCATGAACCTGTTCACCCGTGCTGCGTCCCTGCGCCGCCCGGCATCCCCCACAGCCTCACAACTCCCCCACGAGTCCCCTGCTTTCGGTCCCGACGGCCCGTCCGATCCCACCCTGGCGACGCTGACCGGCGAATGGATGATCGACGCGGCGCACAGCCGTATCGGTTTCTCCGTCCGGCATGCCCTGGTGACGACCGTGCGCGGTGCGTTCACCGAGTATCAGAGCCGGCTCTACTTCGACGGCCGTGATCCTGCTCGTTCACGGGCCGAGATAGTTCTGTCCACCACGTCCGTCGATACCGGAGTGGAACAACGCGACGCCCATCTGATGGGCCGCGACTTCCTGGACGCCGCGACCTATCCGCGTATGCGCTTCGTCAGTACGGCGGTGCGACCCGTGGGCAACGATGTCTACCGCATGGCCGGCGAACTCACGATCAAGAGCATCACCCGGCCTGTGGATCTGGAACTCACCTATATAGGGCACGTCATGGACCCGTTCGGATACGAGCGGGTCGGTTTCGACGGGACGACCACCATCAATCGTTCCGAATGGGGCCTTATGTACAACCAGCGGCTCGCGGAGGGGGGCGCCATGGTGAGCGAGAAGGTGCGCCTGCAATTCGACATCGCCGCGATCCGCACGATTCCCGGCGGCTGACGGCCTGGTGCGTTCTCGTGGGGGCCCGGCATGCCGGGCCCCCACTTTTGAACGCGTTCAAGACGGGGCGTACGCTCACCGCATGAGCGACAGAGCCGCCCTGTTGAAGGGCATCCGTGCGTGGCTGGTCTTCTTCGTCGTCAGTCTGGTGCTGAGCGGCGCCACGGCCTTCCCGCTCGTCCACGAGCTGCGCTGGACCGAGGAGTTGCTGCGATCGCTGTCCGTGGGGGAGTACCTGCCGGCGCTCGTGGAGTGGATCGAACGCGTACGGGCGGGGCTCGACGAGGCCGACGCCGAGTACCCGTTCCTCCTGTACGGCACGGACTGGCTGGCCTTCGCCCACCTCGTGATCGCGGTGGCCTTCTACGGCCCCTACCGTGACCCGGTCCGCAACATCTGGGTCGTCGAGTTCGGCATGATCGCCTGCGCGGGAATCATCCCGCTGGCCCTGATCTGCGGGCCGATCCGGGGCATCCCCTTCTGGTGGACGGTGATCGACATGTCGTTCGGTGTGTTCGGGGTGATCCCGCTGTACGTCGTTCGGCGGCGGATCAAGCGGCTGGAGGCGCTCACCGACGGGTGGGACCGAAAAACTGTTATCCCGGCCGCCTCCACACAGTCTCCGTAGGCACCCCTGTTTCCCCACGTACAGGAGCGAGCCGTATGAGCAGTGTGATCTCCGCCTCGGAGGATCCCCACGTCACAGCGATGGCTGAGAAGGTACGGAACACAGCCGAGTGAACAGGGTGAGCCCAGCGGGACCGGAGGGAACGTACGTGGACGGGCGGCAGTGGCGCGCCACCATCGCGGCCGCACAGACAGGGGACCGGCGCGCCCTCGACGAACTGGTCGAGGGCTGGCTGCCCCTCGTCTACAACATCGTCGGCCGGGCCCTCAACGGCCACGCCGATGTCGACGACGTCGTGCAGGAGACCATGCTGCGCGCCGTCGACAACCTCGACACGCTGCGCGATCCGGACAGCTTCCGCTCCTGGCTGGTCGCGATCGCGATGCGGCAGATACGGGACCGGGCGCGCCGCCGCACCGCCGACCAGCTCGACGACAGCGCCGCCCAGGGCGCCACCGACTTCGCCGAGCTGACCGTGCTGCGGCTGCAGTTGGAGGGCCAGCGGAAAGAGGTCGCGGAAGCGGTCCGCTGGCTCGACGGCGAGGACCGCCAGCTGCTCTCGCTGTGGTGGCTGGAGGTCGCGGGCGAACTCACCCGGCGCGAGCTCGCCGCCGCCGTCGGCATCAGCCGGCAGCATGCCGCCGTGCGCGTCCAGCGGATGAAGGCCCGTCTGGAGACCGCGCGGGGCATCGTCCGCGCCCTCGACTCCTCCTGCTCCGACCTGGGCCGGGTCACCGCCCGTTGGAGCGGGCGGCCCGACTCGGTGTGGCGCAAGCGCATCGCCCGGCACATCCGAGGCTGCGCCCGCTGCGACGGCCACGGCCGCCCCGGCGAGGTCGTCGTCCCCGCCGAACGCCTCCTCGTCGGCCTGGCCCTGGTGCCCGTCCCCGTCGGTTTCACGCTGTCCCTGGCGTTCGGCGGGAAGACCGCCGTGGCGGCGACCGCCGCGACCGCCTCCGTGGGCTGGTCCGCCAAGGTGCTCGGCGCCCTCGCCAAGCCCGCCGTCGCGGTGACGGCGAGTGCGTCGATCGTCGCCGGGGGCGCGTACGTCGTGACGCAGCCCCCGCAGGACCGGCCCGCGCAGGCCGCGCCCACGGCGCTCAGCACGGCCCGCGCGCCCGAGGTTTCGAAGCCCCGGGGCCCCTCGCCCTCCACCTCGCCGACGCCGTCCCCCTCCGTCTCCCCGTCCGCGACGAAGAAGGCCGATCTCTACGGCACCGTCGTCGACGTCGTGGACGCGGCGCCGGACCCGGACACCCCGCCCGGCGCCCTCCCGCGCCGGCCGGAGTCCGGCCTCACGAGCAGTGGCGGCACGCGGACCGTGATGAACCACCGGGGCGACGCCGTGACCTTCACGGGCGAGGGTTATGTCCTGGTCCGCTGGCAGATCTCGCCGCAGTACCGGGCGGGCGGCCTGGTCATGCCGTCCTGGACCGGCCTGAAGGGCAAGCTCTTCCACGTCGCCTCGGGCGGCGGCCGCCGCATGGACGATCCGACCTCCGCCGACGGCGAGACCTCCGGCATGGGCGGGCCCGACACCGGATACACGGTCCTGCCCGCAGGCACCCAACAGATGTGGCAGAACGAGTACTTCTATCTCGACGGCACGGTCACCCTCACCCAGAACGAACGCGGCGCCGACTACGGCATCACCGTCGCCCCCTCCACCTGGGACAGCGTCACCGAGGACATCACCCAAGGGCCCGACCGGGGCGCCCGTCGCTACGGCCTCGTCCGCGACAACGGCCGGGACTCGGCCCCCGTACCGCAGTACGTCACGCGGGAGAAGCCTCAGGACGCGGCGACGGTGGAGCAGCGGTCGGAGGTGTAACGGCCTCGTCGGCTCCCCGCCGTATGCGGCCGCGGGGTGTCGCTGAGCGTCCAGGGGCTCGGGACCCCGGAGGGCGTGTGCGGGTGTGTCGTGGCTGTTCGCGCAGTTCCCCGCGCCCCCTAGAGGGCGCTGTCCTCGGCCTCGGTTCGGGGATGCTGCCTCAGTGCGCACAGGGTGTCGACTCGGTTCGTCGTGATCGAGTCGACGCCCAGGCCGATCAGGCGACGCATGGAGCGGCGGGTGTCGGGGGTCCAGGCGGAGAGGAGGTAGCCGTCGTGGTGGACGCGGTCCGCGAGGGCGTGGGTGAGCAGGCCGAAGCGGTAGTTGAGCCAGCGGGGGCGGATCGCGTCGAGCAGGGCGGGGCGGGGTGGGGCGAGGGTCTTCCAGGTGAGGGCGAGCTCGGCGGTGGGGGCGGCGGCGCGGAGGGCGAGCAGGGTGGGCGGGTCCGCGCTGTAGTAGACGCGGTCCTCGGCGTCGCACTCCCGTACGACACCGAGGATCTGCCGCACCGCCCGGGGGTTCACCGAGCCCGGCAGGTCGACCATGACCCGGCTGCTCCGGGTGGTGAGCAGCGCGTCGGCCAGCGTCGGCACCCCGTCGGCCGTCAGCCCGCGCAGCTCCGCGGCGGAGAGCGCGGCCAGCGGCCGGTCCAGCTCCCAGAGCCGGTTCAGCGTCGCGTCGTGGAGCAGGACGGGCACGCCGTCACGGGTCGTCCGTACGTCGAACTCGACGGCGTCCGCGCCCAGTTCGAGCCCGGCGCGCAGGGAGTCGAGCGTGTTCTCACGGTGGCGGTAGGGGGCGCCGCGATGGGCGACGGCTGTCACGGTGCGCATGAGGGTGATGAGGGTCCCGATCGGGTCAGGGGGTCAGCCAGGCCGATGTGTAGGTGTCGATCTCGGCGGAGACGCGGGCCTTGCCGGGCTCGTCGAGGAAGGACGCGTCCACCGCGTTCTTCGCCAGCGCGGCCAGCCCCTGCTCGTCGAGGTCGAGGAGGCGCGCGGCGACCGCGTACTCGGTGTTGAGGTCGGTGCCGAACATCGGCGGGTCGTCGGAGTTGATGGTGACCAGGACCCCGGCCCGCACGAACTCCTTGATGGGGTGCTCGTCGAGGGTGCGGACCGCGCGCGTGGCTATGTTCGAGGTCGGGCAGACCTCCAGGGCGATGCGGTGCTCGGCGAGGTGGGCGAGCAGCTTCGGGTCGCGGGCCGAACTGGTGCCGTGCCCGATGCGCTCCGCGCGCAGGTGGTGGAGCGCGTCCCACACCGTCTCGGGGCCGGTGGTCTCGCCGGCGTGCGGCACGGAGTGCAGCCCGGCCGCGATCGCGCGGTCGAAGTACGGCTTGAACTGCGGCCTCGGCACGCCGACCTCGGGCCCGCCGAGCCCGAACGACACCAGCCCCTCCGGCCGCAGCCGGTCGTCCGTGGCGAGCCGGACGGTCTCCTCGGCCGAGACCAGCCCCGCCTCGCCCGGAATGTCGAAGCACCACCGCAGTACGGTCCCGAACTCGGCCTCCGCCGCCTTCCGCGCGTCCTCGATCGCCTCCATGAAGGCCCGCTCGTCGATCCCGCGACGGGTGGAGGAGTACGGCGTGACGGTCAGCTCGGCGTACCGCACCTGCTGCCGGGAGAGGTCCCGCGCCACCTCGAACGTCAGCAGCCGGACGTCCTCCGGGGTGCGGATCAGGTCGACGACGGACAGATACACCTGGATGAAGTGGGCGAAGTCCGTGAACGAGAAGTAGTCCGCGAGCGCTTCGGGGTCCGTCGGCACCGCGGAGTCGGGGTGGCGGGCGGCCAGTTCCGCGACGATACGGGGAGAGGCGGAGCCGACGTGGTGCACATGCAGTTCGGCCTTGGGCAGACCGGCGATGAAGGCGTGCAGGTCGCGGGTGCCAAAGGCGCCGGGAGCGGCGGATGTGCCGGCGACGGCGGGGGCCACGGGCACGCCCTGTGCGGTGCGGTGGTCGGTCAAGGTTCCTCCCCGGGAACGGCGTCCGCCCCGGACCGTGGTCTTCGTCGGGGGACGCGGGTGATCGGCTGATCGATGACTCGGGGATCATCGTAGGCGGCTGCCCGCACGCCCAACCCCGGGCCTTAGCATGACCGAACGTACAGCTGATCGCGTACGACGGAAAAGACGACGCAGAACGGCACGGAACGCTACAGGGGGACCCACTCATGTCATCCGACGAGGCACCTGCTCCGGAGAGACCGGCCGACCCGCAGCCGGACCCGTGGGCACCCCCACAGGACCGCGTCCCGACACCGCCACCGACGGTCGCCGACGGGGCCCCGCTGCCGACGGCGGCCGACGATGCCGCCCTGCCGACAGTCGTGGACGGTGCCACCCTGCCGACGCTGACCGACGATGCCGTGCCGCCGGTGGTCGTGGATGGTGCCACTCTGCCGACGCTGACCGAGGACGCCGTGCCGCCGGTGGTGGTGGATGGTGCCACTCTGCCGACGCTGACCGAGGACGCCGTACCGCCGTCGGTCGCCGCCGACGCCGACATGCTGACGGTGGGCGACGGCATCCCCCTGCCGGCCGCGCAGGCCGCCGTCCCGCAGCCCGAGGACGCGGTCCCGGCCCCGAAGGTCGCGCTGGACAAGCCGACCGTGTCCGCGGGGCCTGCCGACTTCGGCGAGCCCGCCGGGGCCGTGGGTTCCGCCGGGCCGAGCGCACCGGTGCCGCCCACGGGCTCCACCGGGCCCGGTGCGCCGGTTTCGTACGCCGGGTCGGCCCCGTCCGCTGCCCCCGCCGACGCCGCGCCTCCCCGCGATCCCTGGGCCGTGCCCGCCGACACCCCGGCGCCGGGCAGCCCCACCCGCCCCGCCCCCTCGGTGCACGACCAGATGACGGTCGTGTCCATGCCGGGAGTGGACGAGAGCGGCCCGGTGCCGACCGCGCCGACTTCTCCCCAGGCCCCCACGGCACCGCAGCCCTGGGCCGGCCCCGGCGCGTTCGCACCCCCGGGCGGCCCGCAGTCCGCCACGTCCACCACCTCCGGCTACAACCCGTTCGCCCCGCCCGCCGCCCAGGCACCTCACACACCCGGCGCACCCCACGCGTCCTACCCGCCACCGGCAGTCGGCGCCCCCTACGCCGCCCCCGCCCCCGCCCCCGCCCCCGGTGCCGCCGTCCCGCCGCCGCCCATCGGCCCCGAAGGGCCCGGCCAGGTCCCGTACGGCTATCCCCAGTACCCGGCGTACCCGGGTGCCCACGCCCACCCCGGTGTCGGCTACCCCGGCACCGGCTACCCCGCCCCCGGCGCGGCCTACGCCTGGCCCGCGATGGCGCCGCCGCCGAGCAACGGGATGGGGATCGCGGCGATGGTGCTCGGCATCTGTGCCGCCGTGCTCTTCTGTCTGTGGCCGCTGGCGATCCTGCTCGGGGTCATGGCCGTGATCTTCGGGTCCATCGGTCGGGTCAAGGCGCGCCGGGGCGAGGCGACGAACCCGGGGCACGCACTGGCCGGGATCATCTGCGGAGTGGTCGGCATCCTGCTCGGCATCGGCTTCATCGTCCTCATCGTCGTGGCGCCCGGCAGCGCCGACTACGACTCGGACCCCGCCCCCTTCGACGACAGCTACTCCACGTCGCTGTCCCTGGTGCTGCCGCCCGGCGACGGCGACGCGACCCACGCCGCCGAGGTCTTCTCGCCCCGCGTCGGCTAGTACCCCACCGGGCGACAGTGCCCCGAAGGGGCACGGAGCCGTGACGATGCGCGGAGCCGGAGCCGTGACGATGCGCGGAGCCGGAGCCGTGACGATGCGCGGAGCCGGAGCCGTGACGATGCGCGGAGCCGTGACGATGCGCGGAGCCGTGACGATGCGCGGAGCCGTGACGATGCGCGGAGCCGTGACGATGCGCGGAGCCGTGACGATGCGCGGCTCCGCCGCATGGCCCGACCGGTCACGACGCACCCGCGGATGATGGACCGGGCTCCCGGCGGAGCGCTCAGGCGTCGACCCCGCTCAGCAGTCTCTCCCGGGCCGCCATCAGCGCGAAGCCCAGCAGATTGGGGCCCCGCCACCGCGCGGGGTCCATGGCGCGTTCGTCGTCCGCGGCGAGGCCGATGCCCCAGACACGGTCGAGAGGGCTGGCCTCGACGAGCACCCGGTTCCCCGTGCCCAGGAGGAACGTCCGCAGCTCGGCGTGGGCGGCGAACTTGTGGAAGCTGCCCTCGACGACGATGCCGAAGCGCTCCCGCTGCCACAGGGCGTCGTCGAAGCCGCGGACCAGTCGCCCGATCTTCTTGGCCTGGGCGGGGCTCGACGCGGCGACGGCCCTGCGCTCCGCCTCCGGGTCCCCGAAGAGCCGGGCCTTCGACGCCATCATCCAGTGCTCTGCCGTCGCGTACTCCACGCCGTCCACCGTGAACGGTGACGGCCACCACTGGCTCAGACAGCTCGCGCCGATCCGGCCGTCGGGCCGGGGACGGTGTCCCCAGAAGTGCAGGTACGTGACCCTTGCCCCCGCTCGGACCGCTCCGGTGAGCGTCTCCCAAGAATCGATCTTCTCCATGCCGACGAGTCTGGCAGCCGCCACCGACAAACCGTCCTCGATTTTCCGTCCCGGATGGACACCTGGTCGACAGATTCCGTCGCGTAACCAAAAGGCAACAACGGAATCCCTTGTTGGCGCCGCATGGCTCTGTCAGGATCGGCACTCAAATCGAGCTGGAGCTACGCCACCCGCCCCCGGGACAGAGGGGGTACCGGCGGAGGAGAGCGACATGCAGAACCCGGGCACCGCCGCCCCGGAACGATTCCCCGCACAGGACCGCTTCGCGGCCGGCGCGCAGTACATCGCCGGCCGCCTGACGAAGGGCACATCGGGCCGTACCCACGCGGTCGTCGACCCCGCGACCGGCGACGAGGTCCTCACCTACGAGCTGGCCGGCCCGGACGACGTGGACGCGGCCGTCGCCGCCGCCCTCGCGGCGTTCCCCGGCTGGGCCGCCACCACGCCCGGCGAGCGGTCCGACGCCCTGCACCGCTTCGCCGCGGTCCTGGCGGACCGCGCGGAGGAGTTCGCCCGGGCCGAGTCCCTGCAGTGCGGGAAGCCGCTCAAACTGACGCGCGAGTTCGACGTGCCCGGCACCCTCGACAACACCGCGTTCTTCGCGGGCGCCGCCCGGCACCTGCAGGGCCAGTCGGCCGGCGAGTACTCCGGCGACCACACCTCGTACGTACGCCGTGAACCCATCGGCGTGGTCGGTTCGATCGCGCCCTGGAACTATCCGCTCCAGATGGCCGCCTGGAAGATCCTCCCGGCGGTCGCCGCGGGCAACACGATCGTCCTGAAGCCCGCCGAGACCACCCCGCTCACCTCGCTGCTCTTCGCGCAGGCCGCCACGGACGCCGGAATCCCCGACGGCGTGATCAACGTCGTCACCGGGACCGGCAAGGACGCCGGTGAACATCTCGTCGGGCACCCCGACGTGGTCATGACCTCCTTCACGGGGTCCACGGCCGTCGGCAAACGTGTCGCCGAGATCGCCACGGCCACCGTCAAGCGCATCCATCTGGAGCTGGGCGGCAAGGCCCCGTTCGTGGTCTTCGACGACGCCGACCTGGAGGCCGCCGTCCACGGCGCGGTCGCGGGTGCCCTCATCAACACCGGGCAGGACTGCACGGCCGCCACGCGCGCGTACGTGCAGCGGCCCCTCTACGAGGAGTTCGTCGCGCGGACGGCCGCCCTCATGGAGACCGTCCGGCTCGGCGACCCCTTCGCCCCGGGCACCGACCTCGGTCCGCTGATCTCCCACGTCCAGCGCGACCGTGTCGCCGGATTCGTCGAGCGGGCACGCGCGTACGCGCGCGTGGTCACCGGTGGCGAGGCACCACAGGGAGATCTCAAGAACGGGGCCTACTATCGGCCCACGCTCGTCGCGGACGCCGCCCAGGACAGCGAGATCGTCCAGTCGGAGATCTTCGGGCCGGTGCTCGTGGTCCTGCCCTTCGACAGCGACGACGAGGGAATCCGGCTCGCGAACGACACACCGTACGGCCTCGCCGCCTCCGCCTGGAGCCGGGACGTGTACCGGACGGGCCGCGCCACCCGCGAGATCAAGGCCGGGTGCGTGTGGGTCAACGACCACATCCCGATCATCAGCGAGATGCCGCACGGCGGCTACAAGGCCTCCGGCTTCGGCAAGGACATGTCCGTGTACTCGTTCGAGGAGTACACCCAGATCAAGCACGTCATGTTCGACAATACGGCGATCGCCAGGAAGGACTGGCACCGCACGATCTTCGGGGACCGCTAGTCAGCCCGGGGACCGGCCGCCCGACCCCCGGCCGCTCTCCGCCCACCCTCCCGAAAGGGCCCCTCCGAAAGGGCATCACGCGCATGGAGCAGTACGAGCCCGACCGCCTGTCACCGGCCCAGGCGGCCGCCGTGCGGCGCAGCCTCACCAGCGGCAGGGCCGCCCTCAGCCGCCGTTCGCTGCTGCGCGCCGGAACCGGCGGCGCACTCGCGATCGGCGGGCTCGGCGCGCTGAGCGCCTGCGGCATCCCCGCGGCGAAGAACACCTCGGGCGTCTCGTCAGAGGACCACTCGGCCAAGGAGAAGGAGGTCGACTTCTCCAACTGGACCGATTACATGGACATCGACGACAGCGGCAAGCGTCACCCCAGCCTGGAGCAGTTCACCCGGCGCACCGGCATCAAGGTCAAGTACAGCGAGGACATCAACGACAACGTCGAGTTCTTCGGCAAGATCAAGCCGCAGCTCGCGGCCGGTCAGGACACCGGGCGTGACCTCATCTGCGTCACCGACTGGCTGGCGGCCAGGCTGATCCGCTTCGGGTGGGTGCAGAAACTGGACGCGTCCAACCTCCCGCATGCCTTCATGAACCTCTCCCAGCAGTTCCGCGACCCGGACTGGGACCCGGGGCGCGCCTACTCGTACCCCTGGCAGGGCATCTCGACCGTCGTCGCCTACAACAAGAAGGCCCTGG from the Streptomyces sp. NBC_00310 genome contains:
- a CDS encoding gamma-aminobutyraldehyde dehydrogenase; its protein translation is MQNPGTAAPERFPAQDRFAAGAQYIAGRLTKGTSGRTHAVVDPATGDEVLTYELAGPDDVDAAVAAALAAFPGWAATTPGERSDALHRFAAVLADRAEEFARAESLQCGKPLKLTREFDVPGTLDNTAFFAGAARHLQGQSAGEYSGDHTSYVRREPIGVVGSIAPWNYPLQMAAWKILPAVAAGNTIVLKPAETTPLTSLLFAQAATDAGIPDGVINVVTGTGKDAGEHLVGHPDVVMTSFTGSTAVGKRVAEIATATVKRIHLELGGKAPFVVFDDADLEAAVHGAVAGALINTGQDCTAATRAYVQRPLYEEFVARTAALMETVRLGDPFAPGTDLGPLISHVQRDRVAGFVERARAYARVVTGGEAPQGDLKNGAYYRPTLVADAAQDSEIVQSEIFGPVLVVLPFDSDDEGIRLANDTPYGLAASAWSRDVYRTGRATREIKAGCVWVNDHIPIISEMPHGGYKASGFGKDMSVYSFEEYTQIKHVMFDNTAIARKDWHRTIFGDR
- a CDS encoding DUF4190 domain-containing protein; translation: MSSDEAPAPERPADPQPDPWAPPQDRVPTPPPTVADGAPLPTAADDAALPTVVDGATLPTLTDDAVPPVVVDGATLPTLTEDAVPPVVVDGATLPTLTEDAVPPSVAADADMLTVGDGIPLPAAQAAVPQPEDAVPAPKVALDKPTVSAGPADFGEPAGAVGSAGPSAPVPPTGSTGPGAPVSYAGSAPSAAPADAAPPRDPWAVPADTPAPGSPTRPAPSVHDQMTVVSMPGVDESGPVPTAPTSPQAPTAPQPWAGPGAFAPPGGPQSATSTTSGYNPFAPPAAQAPHTPGAPHASYPPPAVGAPYAAPAPAPAPGAAVPPPPIGPEGPGQVPYGYPQYPAYPGAHAHPGVGYPGTGYPAPGAAYAWPAMAPPPSNGMGIAAMVLGICAAVLFCLWPLAILLGVMAVIFGSIGRVKARRGEATNPGHALAGIICGVVGILLGIGFIVLIVVAPGSADYDSDPAPFDDSYSTSLSLVLPPGDGDATHAAEVFSPRVG
- a CDS encoding adenosine deaminase, translating into MTDHRTAQGVPVAPAVAGTSAAPGAFGTRDLHAFIAGLPKAELHVHHVGSASPRIVAELAARHPDSAVPTDPEALADYFSFTDFAHFIQVYLSVVDLIRTPEDVRLLTFEVARDLSRQQVRYAELTVTPYSSTRRGIDERAFMEAIEDARKAAEAEFGTVLRWCFDIPGEAGLVSAEETVRLATDDRLRPEGLVSFGLGGPEVGVPRPQFKPYFDRAIAAGLHSVPHAGETTGPETVWDALHHLRAERIGHGTSSARDPKLLAHLAEHRIALEVCPTSNIATRAVRTLDEHPIKEFVRAGVLVTINSDDPPMFGTDLNTEYAVAARLLDLDEQGLAALAKNAVDASFLDEPGKARVSAEIDTYTSAWLTP
- a CDS encoding YceI family protein, with product MNLFTRAASLRRPASPTASQLPHESPAFGPDGPSDPTLATLTGEWMIDAAHSRIGFSVRHALVTTVRGAFTEYQSRLYFDGRDPARSRAEIVLSTTSVDTGVEQRDAHLMGRDFLDAATYPRMRFVSTAVRPVGNDVYRMAGELTIKSITRPVDLELTYIGHVMDPFGYERVGFDGTTTINRSEWGLMYNQRLAEGGAMVSEKVRLQFDIAAIRTIPGG
- a CDS encoding glycerophosphodiester phosphodiesterase encodes the protein MRTVTAVAHRGAPYRHRENTLDSLRAGLELGADAVEFDVRTTRDGVPVLLHDATLNRLWELDRPLAALSAAELRGLTADGVPTLADALLTTRSSRVMVDLPGSVNPRAVRQILGVVRECDAEDRVYYSADPPTLLALRAAAPTAELALTWKTLAPPRPALLDAIRPRWLNYRFGLLTHALADRVHHDGYLLSAWTPDTRRSMRRLIGLGVDSITTNRVDTLCALRQHPRTEAEDSAL
- a CDS encoding sigma-70 family RNA polymerase sigma factor, producing the protein MDGRQWRATIAAAQTGDRRALDELVEGWLPLVYNIVGRALNGHADVDDVVQETMLRAVDNLDTLRDPDSFRSWLVAIAMRQIRDRARRRTADQLDDSAAQGATDFAELTVLRLQLEGQRKEVAEAVRWLDGEDRQLLSLWWLEVAGELTRRELAAAVGISRQHAAVRVQRMKARLETARGIVRALDSSCSDLGRVTARWSGRPDSVWRKRIARHIRGCARCDGHGRPGEVVVPAERLLVGLALVPVPVGFTLSLAFGGKTAVAATAATASVGWSAKVLGALAKPAVAVTASASIVAGGAYVVTQPPQDRPAQAAPTALSTARAPEVSKPRGPSPSTSPTPSPSVSPSATKKADLYGTVVDVVDAAPDPDTPPGALPRRPESGLTSSGGTRTVMNHRGDAVTFTGEGYVLVRWQISPQYRAGGLVMPSWTGLKGKLFHVASGGGRRMDDPTSADGETSGMGGPDTGYTVLPAGTQQMWQNEYFYLDGTVTLTQNERGADYGITVAPSTWDSVTEDITQGPDRGARRYGLVRDNGRDSAPVPQYVTREKPQDAATVEQRSEV
- a CDS encoding NADAR family protein, whose protein sequence is MEKIDSWETLTGAVRAGARVTYLHFWGHRPRPDGRIGASCLSQWWPSPFTVDGVEYATAEHWMMASKARLFGDPEAERRAVAASSPAQAKKIGRLVRGFDDALWQRERFGIVVEGSFHKFAAHAELRTFLLGTGNRVLVEASPLDRVWGIGLAADDERAMDPARWRGPNLLGFALMAARERLLSGVDA